Proteins encoded in a region of the Nicotiana tomentosiformis chromosome 9, ASM39032v3, whole genome shotgun sequence genome:
- the LOC138898849 gene encoding uncharacterized protein, which yields MSVREYSLRFDSLAGYAPSIVATMQDRIHRFIAGLAPELTEACATTALHDSMDFSRIQAFTKNIERGRRRQQGMERTESGQRRGIGRGRGSNSGGNQNRSYALSGRQDQESSPDVLTAFLGHIVSDVGIKVDTQKIEAVKSWPRPTTLTVVRSFLGLAGYYRRFVEGFSSLSAPLTKLTQKETKFQWTEACEQSFQELKNGLTSTLVLALPEGPDGYAMYCDASDSGDSGVVLQNTAKSSLIAEVRERQYEDPEMVELRERVPQQKKPLLEIKGDGFLRYRGCLCVLDIAGQRDRIMSEAHYSWYSIHPGSTKMYHDIKDVYWWNDMKKNIAEFIAQCPSCHQVKVDHQMPGGLMRTIEIPMWK from the exons atgagtgttcgagagtatagtctccgttttgactcattggccggatatgcaccatccatagttgctactatgcaggACAGGATCcataggtttatagcagggttagccccagagttgaccgaggcatgtgccaccactGCACTACATGATAGTATGGATTTCTCCCGGATTCAAGCATTCACcaagaatatagaaaggggtaggcgtcggcagcagggtatgGAGAGGACCGAGTCAGGGCAGC GTAGAGGTataggtagaggtagaggttccaattCAGGTGGTAACCAGAATCGTAGCTATGCTTTATCTGGTCGACaagaccaggagtcttcaccagacgttttgacag cattcttgggacacattgtATCCGATGtcggtataaaggtagacactcagaagattgaggctgtgaaatcctggcctagacctaccactctgacagtggttcgtagctttctaggcttagcaggatactaccgaaggtttgtagagggtttttcttccctttcggcaccattaacGAAATTGacgcagaaagaaactaagtttcagtggacggaggcttgcgagcaGAGTTTCCAGGAGCTTAAGAACGGGTTGACCTCAACGCTAGTTctagcacttccagagggtccagatggttatgccatgtattgtgatgcctcag actctggagatagtggagttgtactccaaaatactgcaaaatcatctctcatagctgaagtaagGGAGAGGCAGTACGAGGATCCAGAgatggtcgagttgagagagcgagttccacagcaaaagaagccattgttagagatCAAGGGAGATGGATTTCTTAGATATAGGGGTTGTCTGTGTGTTCTAGATATAGCAGGGCAACGAGACAGGAtaatgtcagaggcacattattcgtggtactccattcatcctgggtcgacgaagatgtatcatgacattaaggatgtgtattggtggaacgatatgaagaagaacattgctgagtttatcgctcagtgtcctagttgccatcAGGTGAAGGTAGATCACCAGatgcccggagggctaatgcggactatagagatcccgatgTGGAAatag